One window of the Shewanella khirikhana genome contains the following:
- a CDS encoding DUF3379 domain-containing protein, which produces MDELEFRRRAYGEPQSQDPEFLKAMGEAEGRDAFVSDLKSLDRRLEKAMKVDVPEDLAEKLLLRQQLTQHHQSRRRTTFMVAMAASIAFAFGLSFSLLRLGPVDLGEHALAHVYHETKALKSESDVALGDLNASLVSIRGLEQAHFNTAPGRVVYKAYCDFQGVRSLHLVLEGAEGKVTLFIVPLEERMQLDEQFADNHYQGLGFKTDEAFMLLVGEQASALEAAKKEIRQSFI; this is translated from the coding sequence ATGGATGAACTTGAGTTTCGCCGCCGGGCCTATGGCGAGCCCCAGAGTCAGGATCCTGAATTTTTGAAGGCCATGGGTGAAGCTGAAGGCCGGGACGCCTTTGTCAGTGACTTAAAGAGTCTTGACCGGCGCCTGGAAAAAGCCATGAAAGTGGATGTACCTGAAGATCTGGCTGAAAAACTGCTGCTGCGTCAGCAGTTAACCCAGCACCACCAAAGCCGCAGACGCACCACCTTTATGGTGGCGATGGCGGCCTCCATTGCCTTTGCCTTTGGCCTGAGCTTCAGCCTGCTGCGCCTGGGGCCGGTGGATTTGGGCGAGCATGCCCTCGCCCACGTGTACCACGAAACCAAGGCGTTAAAGAGTGAAAGTGATGTGGCGCTTGGGGATCTCAATGCCAGCCTGGTGAGCATCCGCGGTCTGGAGCAAGCTCATTTCAACACGGCCCCCGGCCGGGTGGTGTACAAGGCCTACTGCGATTTTCAGGGCGTTCGCAGCCTGCATCTGGTGCTGGAAGGCGCCGAAGGCAAGGTCACCCTGTTTATTGTGCCGCTGGAAGAGCGTATGCAGCTCGACGAGCAGTTTGCTGACAACCACTATCAGGGACTTGGCTTTAAAACCGACGAAGCCTTTATGTTGCTGGTCGGTGAACAGGCCTCAGCACTGGAAGCCGCCAAGAAAGAAATTCGGCAAAGCTTTATCTGA
- a CDS encoding OmpP1/FadL family transporter produces MKYFNKTLLAAAVALASTQTMAAGFQLNSQSATGIGRAFAGDAVIADNASVLSRNPAAMALFDSAALSMGVTYADIDVTVKDVCLNGSPVCFGSEDAAAEAKIIPNFYYINPINDKWAFGVAAFSNFGTGTDVGALANNAVTIPGMGTIPAPVDLLGNTEVVTMNLNASVSYRVNDQLSLGAGIDLIYGEGKLTREGQLPVPNVGMTNVNLVNVDADGWAVGGIVGAVYEFNADNRIGMSYRFSPEFKASGDISQFVPQAGAAANYDEIVIPLPDIFQVAGFHQLTEKFAVHYTAQLTTWGDFKEITLEDGRLGDASIPSYQLKHYAWDDSWLFSVGGTYTLSDAWTLRAGYMHDKGVVNEISSISIPDSDRNWYTLGASYALSAHSTLDFGVAFVRGEDVEVLEQSALYPAALTDGLVVAHTRSNATYYSMQYSYKF; encoded by the coding sequence ATGAAGTACTTCAACAAGACACTGCTTGCCGCCGCCGTTGCCCTGGCCAGCACCCAGACCATGGCTGCCGGTTTCCAGCTCAACAGCCAATCTGCCACTGGTATCGGCCGTGCGTTTGCCGGTGATGCCGTGATTGCCGACAACGCCTCTGTATTGTCACGCAACCCTGCTGCCATGGCTCTGTTCGACAGCGCCGCCCTGTCCATGGGCGTGACCTACGCCGATATCGACGTCACCGTAAAAGACGTGTGCCTGAACGGCTCTCCTGTGTGTTTCGGCTCCGAAGATGCGGCCGCTGAAGCCAAAATCATCCCTAATTTCTACTACATCAACCCCATCAATGATAAATGGGCCTTTGGTGTGGCGGCCTTCTCCAACTTCGGTACCGGTACCGACGTGGGCGCACTGGCCAACAATGCCGTGACTATCCCAGGTATGGGCACCATCCCTGCGCCGGTTGATCTGCTGGGTAACACCGAAGTTGTCACCATGAACCTCAACGCCAGTGTCTCTTACCGCGTAAACGACCAGCTGAGCCTGGGCGCCGGTATCGACCTGATTTACGGCGAAGGCAAACTGACCCGTGAAGGCCAGCTGCCTGTACCAAACGTTGGCATGACCAACGTCAACCTGGTTAACGTGGATGCTGACGGCTGGGCCGTGGGCGGTATCGTGGGCGCGGTGTACGAGTTCAACGCCGACAACCGTATCGGTATGAGCTATCGCTTCAGCCCTGAGTTCAAAGCCAGCGGCGACATCAGCCAGTTCGTGCCTCAGGCTGGCGCTGCTGCCAACTACGATGAGATTGTTATCCCGCTGCCGGATATCTTCCAGGTTGCCGGTTTCCACCAGCTGACCGAGAAGTTTGCCGTGCACTACACTGCGCAGCTGACTACCTGGGGCGACTTTAAAGAAATCACCCTCGAAGATGGTCGTCTGGGCGATGCCAGCATTCCGTCATACCAGCTCAAGCACTATGCCTGGGATGACTCCTGGCTGTTCAGCGTAGGCGGTACTTACACGCTGTCTGATGCCTGGACACTGCGTGCCGGTTACATGCACGACAAGGGCGTAGTAAACGAAATCAGCTCTATCTCTATCCCTGACTCAGACCGCAACTGGTATACCCTGGGTGCCAGCTATGCCCTGAGCGCGCACTCTACCCTCGACTTCGGCGTGGCCTTCGTGCGCGGTGAAGATGTGGAAGTGCTGGAGCAGAGCGCACTCTACCCAGCAGCACTGACCGATGGCCTGGTTGTGGCGCACACCCGCTCCAACGCCACTTACTACTCTATGCAGTACTCTTATAAGTTCTGA
- a CDS encoding vWA domain-containing protein: MLTLALPWILLLLPLPLLIRPAKQPGISGHLHLPGSSALSVSQSPNSAGRKRYLQYLMWAALLLAVARPQWLGEPIELPSQGRDLMVAVDLSGSMEFSDMELDGRIVDRFTLVQKVVGDFIERRAGDRIGLILFADHAYLQSPLTLDRRSVATFLREARVGLVGRQTAIGEAIALAVKRFENLEESNRVLVLLTDGTNNAGNIDPDAAAAIAAERKVTIYTVGVGADVSTRRGSGRDRSNPSVDMDEAQLERIAEVTHGRYFRARSSSELESIYQEIDKLQPVARDVQTYRPKKELFYYPLAAALLLSLLSALSSAGFLARTSQIRGKG, encoded by the coding sequence ATGCTGACCCTCGCCCTGCCGTGGATATTACTGCTGCTGCCTTTGCCGCTGCTTATCCGCCCAGCCAAACAGCCCGGCATTTCAGGTCACCTGCATCTGCCCGGCAGCAGCGCATTGTCGGTTAGCCAGAGTCCGAACAGCGCTGGCCGCAAACGCTATCTGCAATACCTGATGTGGGCTGCATTATTGCTGGCCGTTGCCCGGCCGCAGTGGCTTGGCGAGCCCATTGAGCTGCCAAGCCAGGGACGGGATTTGATGGTGGCCGTTGACCTTTCAGGCTCAATGGAGTTTTCCGATATGGAACTAGATGGCCGCATCGTTGACCGTTTTACCCTGGTACAAAAGGTGGTGGGCGACTTTATCGAGCGGCGCGCGGGCGATCGCATCGGCTTAATCCTGTTTGCCGATCACGCCTACCTGCAATCGCCGCTGACCCTGGACAGACGCTCGGTGGCAACCTTTTTACGGGAAGCCCGTGTGGGTCTGGTTGGCCGGCAAACGGCCATAGGTGAAGCCATAGCACTTGCAGTAAAACGTTTTGAAAACCTTGAAGAAAGTAACAGAGTATTGGTGCTGCTCACCGACGGCACCAACAACGCCGGCAATATAGACCCCGATGCCGCTGCCGCCATTGCCGCCGAACGCAAGGTGACCATTTACACCGTTGGCGTGGGCGCCGATGTGTCGACGCGCCGTGGCAGCGGCCGTGACCGAAGCAACCCTTCGGTGGACATGGACGAAGCCCAGCTTGAACGCATTGCCGAGGTAACCCACGGCCGTTATTTCCGTGCCCGCTCAAGCAGCGAGCTTGAAAGCATCTATCAGGAAATCGACAAGTTGCAGCCCGTTGCCCGTGATGTGCAAACTTACCGGCCGAAAAAGGAACTCTTTTACTATCCGCTCGCCGCAGCGCTGCTGCTCAGCCTGCTGAGTGCACTGTCCAGCGCTGGGTTTCTGGCGCGCACCAGCCAGATCAGGGGGAAAGGATGA
- a CDS encoding SIMPL domain-containing protein, translating into MERSLSLPALLLGVSVAAGLGFLGISIKDTAQSLKDMERTVSVKGLAEQEVMANVAIWPIRFTEVDNDLPRLYDTVETKTNKVVAFLKNQGFGDDEITLSLPAIEDRTAQGYSDPNLKFRYAAKVTVSLYTTKVSALLEARKQIAALARDGIAIGGNEYESRPEFLYTELNAIKPAMVQEATQNAREVAEKFAKDSSSSLGKIKTASQGQFIISDRDSNSPQIKKVRVVSTVTYYLTD; encoded by the coding sequence ATGGAAAGAAGTTTATCACTGCCAGCCTTGCTGCTGGGCGTCTCTGTGGCGGCCGGCCTGGGTTTTCTTGGCATCAGTATCAAGGACACCGCCCAAAGCCTGAAGGACATGGAGCGCACGGTCAGCGTAAAAGGGCTGGCCGAGCAGGAAGTAATGGCCAACGTCGCCATCTGGCCTATTCGCTTTACCGAAGTCGACAACGACCTGCCACGGCTGTACGACACGGTGGAAACCAAAACCAACAAGGTTGTGGCCTTCCTTAAAAACCAGGGCTTCGGCGATGATGAAATCACCCTCTCTCTGCCCGCCATTGAAGACAGAACCGCCCAGGGTTACAGCGATCCCAACCTGAAATTCCGCTACGCCGCCAAAGTGACTGTCTCGCTGTACACCACCAAGGTATCGGCGCTGCTCGAAGCCCGTAAACAAATTGCCGCCCTCGCCCGGGATGGCATTGCCATTGGCGGCAATGAATACGAAAGCCGCCCCGAATTCCTCTACACCGAGCTCAACGCCATCAAACCCGCCATGGTGCAGGAAGCAACGCAAAATGCCCGTGAAGTGGCTGAGAAGTTCGCCAAGGACTCAAGCTCCAGCCTCGGCAAAATCAAAACCGCCAGCCAGGGCCAGTTTATTATTTCGGACCGGGACAGCAATTCACCACAAATCAAAAAGGTGCGTGTGGTCAGTACCGTGACCTATTATTTAACAGACTGA
- a CDS encoding sigma-70 family RNA polymerase sigma factor, with product MFSKMRKKFAPESVNSDMLNKQRRYDSLVRALHADVYRYAYWLCGDKHVAEDITQETFLRAWKSLDSLKDDKAAKAWLITILRRENARRFERKQFDYSDIEQDALEDAISQSTEDETEHYWLRRQIAKLEPEYREPLVLQVIGGFSGDEIAELLELNRNTVMTRLFRARNQLKEALEQPEFRGQSNG from the coding sequence ATGTTTTCCAAGATGCGAAAGAAATTCGCACCCGAGTCGGTCAACTCTGACATGCTGAATAAACAACGACGTTACGACAGCCTGGTCAGGGCTCTGCATGCCGATGTGTACCGCTACGCCTACTGGCTTTGCGGCGATAAACACGTGGCCGAAGATATCACGCAGGAAACCTTTTTGCGTGCCTGGAAGTCATTGGATTCCCTCAAGGATGACAAGGCTGCCAAGGCGTGGCTTATCACCATTCTTCGCCGCGAAAATGCCCGCCGCTTCGAGCGTAAGCAGTTTGATTACAGCGACATCGAGCAGGACGCACTGGAAGATGCCATCAGCCAGAGCACCGAGGATGAAACCGAACATTATTGGCTGAGACGGCAAATCGCCAAACTTGAGCCCGAATACCGCGAGCCTTTGGTGTTGCAGGTGATTGGTGGTTTCAGTGGTGACGAAATTGCCGAATTGCTCGAGCTGAACCGAAATACCGTGATGACGCGCCTCTTCAGAGCCAGAAACCAGCTTAAAGAAGCGCTCGAACAACCCGAATTCCGAGGTCAATCAAATGGATGA
- a CDS encoding BatD family protein: MVKQLLTGLFLLTVTSHSWALSRLDASVDKNPVGRDESLVLTIVADDEVEASRLDTSGLMRNFLVGRTSMSRSTRIVNFDSHKETRWQILLTPRNTGTLQIPAFSIDGVSSDPISLTVSKRESVDRTSSTLFVTSELLQANVYLGQMALYKVKLFLAVDLQRGDLSVPAIEGARIKQLGEDKESMDIVNGRRFRVIERVYGITPDKAGTLIVKPPVFEGDVLVPVRGNGGMFSFNESRPMRATGKEQQLLVKDKPESWRGNWFVADLVALKEEFPEDVEEFALGTPITRTLTLLASNADETSLPSLASVLPAELKTYPEKPEVQTFLRDEQLVVQLRLTEAIVPNEVGTFELPAIEVPWWNPHLKKREVAVIPARTIRVTGVMPQTAVLPQPGPVTVQTDAGFWPWLAAFFALGWLATAAGWFSSRKRQAVGQEETLNAAPQSAAKGALEQACAAGDGKAMLNMTLAYLSAQTGDNVTLEKAKSLSPQLAAALDAIQRALYGKQQGAIDGAPLLQALKALQQAPAKNPDTALKSLNP; the protein is encoded by the coding sequence GTGGTAAAACAGCTTCTAACCGGCCTTTTTCTGCTGACAGTCACAAGCCACAGCTGGGCACTGAGTCGCCTCGATGCCTCGGTCGATAAAAACCCCGTTGGCCGCGACGAAAGCCTGGTGCTAACCATAGTCGCCGACGATGAAGTGGAAGCCAGCCGTCTCGACACGTCGGGCCTGATGCGCAACTTTCTGGTGGGCCGCACCAGCATGAGCCGCTCGACCCGCATCGTGAATTTCGACAGCCACAAGGAAACCCGCTGGCAGATTTTGCTGACGCCCCGCAACACAGGCACGCTGCAAATCCCGGCATTCAGTATCGATGGGGTGTCATCAGACCCTATCTCACTTACCGTAAGCAAGCGCGAAAGTGTCGACCGCACCTCCAGCACCCTGTTTGTGACTTCCGAGTTGCTGCAAGCCAATGTGTATCTGGGGCAGATGGCGCTGTACAAGGTCAAACTGTTTCTGGCGGTGGATCTGCAGCGCGGCGATTTGTCGGTTCCAGCCATCGAAGGCGCGCGGATAAAACAGCTTGGCGAAGATAAAGAGTCGATGGATATCGTCAATGGCCGTCGTTTCCGGGTGATTGAACGTGTGTATGGCATCACCCCTGACAAAGCAGGCACACTGATCGTCAAGCCGCCGGTATTTGAAGGGGATGTGCTGGTGCCGGTGCGCGGCAATGGCGGCATGTTCAGCTTCAACGAAAGCCGACCAATGCGAGCCACCGGTAAAGAACAACAGCTGTTGGTTAAAGACAAGCCGGAAAGCTGGCGGGGCAACTGGTTTGTGGCCGACCTTGTGGCGCTGAAAGAAGAATTCCCCGAGGATGTGGAAGAGTTTGCCCTTGGCACCCCTATTACCCGCACCCTGACCCTGCTGGCGTCCAATGCTGACGAAACCAGCCTGCCGTCATTGGCGAGTGTGCTGCCCGCGGAGCTTAAAACCTACCCCGAAAAACCCGAGGTTCAAACCTTCCTGCGGGACGAACAGCTGGTGGTGCAGTTAAGGCTCACCGAAGCCATAGTGCCCAATGAAGTCGGCACCTTCGAGTTACCGGCCATCGAAGTGCCCTGGTGGAACCCGCATCTTAAAAAGCGCGAAGTGGCGGTTATTCCGGCCCGCACCATCCGTGTCACAGGCGTAATGCCGCAAACGGCTGTGCTGCCGCAGCCAGGTCCGGTGACAGTGCAAACCGATGCCGGTTTCTGGCCATGGCTCGCCGCCTTTTTCGCACTGGGCTGGCTTGCCACCGCGGCCGGTTGGTTCAGCAGCCGTAAACGCCAGGCCGTGGGCCAGGAAGAAACCCTGAATGCAGCGCCGCAAAGCGCCGCCAAAGGTGCCCTTGAGCAGGCCTGCGCCGCCGGTGATGGCAAGGCCATGCTGAATATGACCCTGGCGTATCTCTCTGCCCAAACCGGCGACAACGTCACCCTGGAAAAAGCCAAATCCCTGTCGCCGCAGCTCGCTGCAGCGCTCGATGCTATCCAGCGGGCGCTTTATGGCAAACAGCAGGGTGCCATCGATGGCGCGCCCTTGCTACAGGCACTCAAGGCACTGCAACAAGCCCCTGCCAAAAACCCAGATACCGCACTCAAGTCCCTAAATCCGTAG
- the putP gene encoding sodium/proline symporter PutP, with the protein MSIDTPILVTFVGYLVLMMGIGFWAFKATDSVDDYILGGRKMGPGVTALSVGASDMSGWLLLGLPGAVYMGGLGEAWIGIGLVLGAWLNWLFVAKRLRIYTQLADNALTLPDFFEKRFHDKAGVLRFVSALTILVFFTFYASSGMVGGAILFEKVFGLDYTAALVIGSAIIVGYTFVGGFFAVSWTDFFQGCLMLIALLIVPMAIFTNTDSHASIDSLSPEMLSLISENTTLFGVISLMAWGLGYFGQPHILSRFMAIERPDHLPVSRRIAMSWMIVSLMGALATGLAGSLYFANEPLKNAETVFIHLAQVAFNPWIAGLLIAAILSAIMSTIDSQLLVCSSVVTEDFYRKFRPEAKDKELMLVGRFGVLAIAVIAGVVALDRESSVLGLVSYAWAGFGAAFGPVVLLSLFWRDYSKTGAIATIITGAVTVVVWKQLSGGMFNLYEILPGFVFATLAGVVFSKLAAVDEQVTSAFDDFKQRL; encoded by the coding sequence ATGAGCATAGATACACCGATTCTGGTTACTTTTGTGGGCTATCTGGTCCTGATGATGGGGATAGGTTTTTGGGCCTTTAAGGCCACAGATTCCGTAGACGATTACATTCTTGGTGGCCGTAAAATGGGCCCCGGGGTGACCGCCCTGAGCGTAGGCGCATCCGACATGTCCGGCTGGTTGCTGCTGGGTTTGCCTGGGGCCGTTTATATGGGCGGTCTGGGTGAAGCCTGGATTGGCATAGGTCTGGTACTGGGTGCCTGGCTTAACTGGCTGTTTGTGGCCAAACGGCTGCGGATTTACACCCAGTTGGCAGACAACGCCCTGACCCTGCCTGACTTTTTTGAAAAGCGCTTCCACGACAAAGCCGGTGTACTGCGATTTGTCTCTGCCCTCACTATCCTGGTGTTCTTCACCTTTTATGCCTCGTCCGGCATGGTCGGTGGCGCCATCCTGTTTGAGAAAGTATTTGGCCTCGACTACACAGCAGCGCTGGTGATTGGCTCGGCCATCATCGTCGGATACACCTTCGTGGGCGGCTTCTTTGCAGTAAGCTGGACCGACTTTTTCCAGGGCTGTCTGATGCTGATTGCCCTGCTGATTGTGCCCATGGCGATTTTCACCAACACCGACAGCCACGCCAGCATAGACTCGCTGTCGCCTGAGATGCTGTCGCTTATCAGTGAAAACACTACCCTGTTTGGAGTCATTTCGCTGATGGCCTGGGGCCTTGGTTACTTTGGTCAGCCACATATTCTGTCGCGTTTTATGGCAATTGAGCGCCCTGATCATCTGCCGGTTTCCCGCCGTATTGCCATGAGCTGGATGATAGTGTCATTGATGGGCGCGCTGGCCACAGGGCTTGCCGGTAGCCTGTACTTTGCCAACGAGCCACTGAAAAACGCCGAAACCGTGTTTATCCATCTGGCCCAGGTCGCTTTTAATCCCTGGATTGCCGGTCTGCTGATCGCAGCGATTTTGTCGGCCATCATGAGCACCATCGACTCCCAACTGCTGGTGTGCTCAAGCGTGGTGACAGAAGACTTCTATCGCAAGTTCCGCCCCGAAGCCAAGGATAAAGAACTGATGCTGGTTGGCCGCTTTGGCGTACTGGCTATTGCCGTGATTGCCGGGGTCGTTGCCCTTGACCGCGAAAGCAGCGTTCTTGGATTGGTGAGCTACGCCTGGGCAGGTTTTGGTGCCGCCTTTGGCCCCGTGGTTCTGCTGTCGCTGTTCTGGCGCGATTACAGCAAAACCGGCGCCATTGCGACCATCATCACAGGTGCCGTTACCGTTGTGGTGTGGAAGCAGCTCAGTGGTGGCATGTTCAACCTGTATGAAATTCTGCCGGGCTTTGTGTTTGCTACCCTGGCTGGGGTGGTATTCAGCAAGCTGGCAGCGGTGGATGAGCAAGTCACCAGCGCCTTTGATGACTTCAAACAGCGGCTTTAA
- a CDS encoding vWA domain-containing protein yields the protein MIHFIRPQWLLALIPLALLLYFLWRRRAAVSAWQGYIAPHLAGLLMAGDNRIKANKSLWLLAASWFIATLALAGPAFDKEPMPVFSAGGGRVLVMDMSVSMFATDLVPNRVTQAKFRATDLIEALPEGDTGLIAYAGDAFVISPLTRDKSTLLNLLPSLSPDIMPLLGSSPAEGVALARDLLVHGGHPGGDIILMTDGLDEVDAADIRRALKDSKLRLSVYGFGTAQGAPMKLPDGKLVRGNDDELVMPRLDAAVLAKLASDERGIWLPAGLDGSDVKHLVSWLDREGDAKETELSGDSWQDLGPYIALLLLLPALISFRRGILGALLLCALLPAMPPSAEASIWQTRDQSAMDAFKEGKFADAASGFTREDWKAAADYRAGNFEAALDGFNKDQSANGLYNQGNALMQLGKYDDAANRYAEALKKNPDLSAATQNLALAKALAQQQQQQNGNGENQDNKEQNKDESQSQNQEQNQEQNQQQNQSGEQNQGDQSQQNGADQQNGSDQQGSSQADNQSGDNQAANQQDNSQKASGDAKQQPDASADSAPKPSDPSTESANSGADNANNDQAKQDAPMNADAAQAAQQKDTQQPQQAARQGLEANQADDNQQAAQSASLGDKQDDNQGEQAEVAVVDPSIKESDLPPEMMRALKAVNDDPAVLLRNKMQLEYQIRRARGDHRKEKEKW from the coding sequence ATGATCCACTTTATTCGCCCGCAGTGGCTGCTTGCCCTTATTCCACTCGCGCTGCTGCTGTATTTCTTATGGCGCCGCCGCGCCGCCGTATCGGCCTGGCAGGGCTACATTGCCCCCCATCTGGCGGGACTGTTAATGGCCGGTGACAACCGCATCAAGGCCAATAAGAGCCTGTGGCTGCTTGCCGCAAGCTGGTTTATCGCCACCCTCGCCCTTGCAGGTCCGGCATTTGACAAAGAACCCATGCCGGTCTTCAGTGCCGGTGGCGGCCGGGTGCTGGTGATGGACATGTCGGTGTCCATGTTTGCTACCGATCTGGTGCCAAACCGCGTGACTCAGGCCAAGTTCCGGGCGACCGACCTGATTGAGGCGCTGCCGGAAGGCGACACCGGCCTGATTGCCTATGCCGGTGATGCCTTTGTCATCAGCCCGCTTACCCGAGACAAAAGCACCTTGCTGAACCTCCTGCCATCGCTGAGCCCGGATATCATGCCGCTTTTGGGGTCATCCCCCGCAGAAGGTGTTGCCCTCGCCCGTGATTTGCTGGTGCACGGCGGTCACCCCGGCGGCGACATTATTCTGATGACAGATGGCCTGGATGAAGTGGATGCAGCCGATATTCGCCGGGCGCTCAAAGACAGCAAGCTGCGTCTCAGCGTCTATGGATTTGGCACCGCCCAGGGCGCGCCGATGAAGCTGCCGGACGGCAAGCTGGTACGTGGTAATGACGATGAGCTGGTCATGCCAAGGCTGGATGCCGCTGTTCTTGCCAAACTTGCCAGTGATGAGCGCGGTATTTGGCTGCCTGCGGGCCTCGATGGCAGCGATGTAAAGCACCTGGTGAGCTGGCTTGACCGTGAAGGCGACGCCAAGGAAACCGAGCTTAGCGGCGACAGTTGGCAGGATTTGGGGCCCTATATTGCGCTGCTGCTGCTTCTGCCAGCGCTTATCAGTTTCCGCCGCGGCATCCTCGGCGCCCTGCTGCTGTGTGCCTTGCTGCCTGCAATGCCGCCAAGCGCCGAAGCCAGCATTTGGCAAACCCGCGACCAAAGCGCCATGGACGCCTTTAAAGAAGGTAAATTCGCTGACGCCGCTTCCGGCTTTACGCGCGAAGACTGGAAAGCCGCCGCCGATTACCGCGCCGGAAATTTTGAAGCGGCGCTCGACGGTTTCAACAAGGACCAAAGTGCCAACGGCCTGTATAACCAGGGTAACGCGCTGATGCAACTTGGAAAATATGATGATGCAGCCAACCGCTATGCCGAGGCGCTGAAAAAGAATCCCGATCTCAGCGCCGCGACACAGAACCTGGCGCTTGCAAAGGCGCTTGCTCAGCAGCAACAGCAGCAAAATGGCAATGGCGAGAATCAGGACAACAAAGAGCAAAATAAAGACGAGTCCCAAAGCCAGAATCAGGAACAAAACCAGGAGCAAAACCAGCAACAAAATCAGTCTGGCGAGCAAAATCAGGGTGATCAGAGCCAGCAAAATGGCGCAGACCAGCAAAATGGCAGCGACCAGCAAGGCTCGTCCCAGGCTGATAATCAGTCCGGCGACAACCAGGCCGCCAATCAGCAGGATAACAGCCAAAAAGCCAGTGGCGATGCCAAACAGCAGCCCGACGCTTCCGCTGACTCAGCACCTAAGCCTTCAGATCCGTCGACCGAATCGGCGAATTCCGGGGCGGATAACGCCAATAACGATCAGGCCAAACAGGACGCGCCCATGAATGCTGACGCAGCCCAGGCAGCGCAGCAAAAGGATACACAACAGCCTCAGCAGGCAGCCCGTCAGGGACTGGAAGCCAATCAGGCTGACGACAATCAGCAAGCTGCCCAAAGCGCGTCGCTGGGTGACAAACAGGACGATAACCAGGGCGAGCAGGCTGAGGTAGCCGTGGTCGACCCCAGTATCAAGGAGTCTGATTTGCCGCCGGAAATGATGCGGGCGCTGAAAGCCGTGAACGATGACCCGGCGGTACTGCTTCGCAACAAGATGCAACTGGAATATCAGATCCGCCGTGCCCGCGGCGATCACAGAAAGGAAAAAGAAAAGTGGTAA
- a CDS encoding VOC family protein, whose protein sequence is MAKVIGLGGVFFKSPNPQALAEWYKTHLGLPVEHWGGCAFRATDLPKSSYSVWSPFDESSDYFAPSKHDFMFNLVVDDLEGVLTQAAAGGANVLPQREDTEFGRFGWFIDPDGNKVELWQMSDAD, encoded by the coding sequence ATGGCAAAGGTGATTGGATTGGGGGGCGTTTTCTTTAAAAGCCCAAACCCGCAGGCGCTGGCAGAATGGTACAAGACCCATCTCGGCCTGCCGGTGGAACACTGGGGAGGCTGCGCCTTTCGCGCCACCGACCTGCCCAAAAGCAGCTACAGCGTCTGGAGTCCCTTCGATGAGTCCAGCGACTATTTCGCCCCCTCCAAACACGACTTTATGTTCAATCTGGTGGTGGACGACCTCGAAGGCGTGCTGACCCAGGCCGCAGCCGGCGGTGCCAATGTGCTGCCGCAGCGGGAAGACACCGAGTTTGGCCGCTTTGGCTGGTTTATCGACCCCGACGGTAACAAGGTGGAACTCTGGCAAATGAGTGACGCCGACTGA